From a single Phragmites australis chromosome 7, lpPhrAust1.1, whole genome shotgun sequence genomic region:
- the LOC133923643 gene encoding transcription factor MYB41-like: MGRSPCCCHDAGVKKGPWTEDEDRTLVEHIQKHGGHVSSWRNLPKAAGLNRCGKSCRLRWTNYLRPDIKRGNFTDEEERLIICLHASLGNKWSTIATHLEGRTDNEIKNYWNTHIRKKLLRMGVDPVTHQRLPPDDILNGALVSPGLSEAFLCAAASLGDLDTALRQAQVLQMLLEAISSNNGSAGVLMANCNLAAGNAMLNASSIAPNFQDQMNLLSHANYLPAGYLGDTTNFAGQDMVQHLRASSPVLCSSNAEPTGQYCNTAATLVRPVCPQEVAAAVDQPGHSFADLLEPMEMPSLCSLENDPFWNDMLDSSFRL, encoded by the exons CCGTGGACGGAGGACGAGGACCGGACGCTGGTGGAGCACATCCAGAAGCACGGCGGGCACGTCAGCAGCTGGCGCAACCTGCCCAAGGCCGCCGGGCTGAACCGCTGCGGGAAGAGCTGCCGCCTCCGGTGGACCAACTACCTCCGCCCCGACATCAAGCGCGGCAACTtcaccgacgaggaggagcgccTCATCATCTGCCTCCACGCCTCCCTCGGCAACAA GTGGTCGACGATTGCGACGCACCTGGAGGGCCGGACGgacaacgagatcaagaacTACTGGAACACGCACATCCGGAAGAAGCTGCTGCGCATGGGCGTCGACCCCGTCACGCACCAGCGGTTGCCCCCCGACGACATCCTCAACGGCGCCCTCGTTTCCCCCGGCCTCTCTGAGGCGTTCCTCTGTGCGGCGGCAAGCCTCGGGGACCTGGACACTGCTCTGAGGCAGGCGCAAGTGCTGCAAATGTTGCTGGAGGCCATCAGCTCTAACAATGGAAGCGCTGGTGTTCTCATGGCCAACTGCAACTTAGCTGCAGGAAATGCAATGCTTAACGCAAGTAGCATTGCTCCAAACTTCCAGGACCAGATGAACCTCTTGTCTCACGCGAACTACCTGCCAGCTGGTTATCTCGGTGATACCACAAATTTTGCAGGGCAAGACATGGTGCAGCACCTGAGAGCTTCGTCTCCAGTGCTCTGCAGCTCCAATGCAGAGCCGACTGGTCAGTACTGTAACACTGCTGCTACATTGGTACGCCCAGTTTGTCCACAGGAAGTGGCAGCTGCAGTTGACCAGCCGGGGCATAGTTTTGCCGACTTGTTGGAGCCCATGGAGATGCCGAGTCTATGCTCTCTGGAGAACGATCCTTTCTGGAACGACATGCTAGACAGCAGCTTCCGTCTATGA